A genomic region of Nostoc sp. UHCC 0702 contains the following coding sequences:
- a CDS encoding TIGR03032 family protein — protein sequence MNQQLPTSPPSGNVEMLGSPFLCHWLLFEQISLGFTTYQTNRLFLIGGKPDGRLAASERVFDKPMGLFAADNCLYMSTRYQIWRLDNVLAEGENYNTYDKLYVPRVGYTTGDLNVHDIVVDESEKIIFINTSYSCLATLSARHSFTAIWKPPFISKLRPEDRCHLNGLAMVDGKPAYVTAVSRSDVVQGWRDRRVDGGVVIDVRSNEIIAAGLSMPHSPRVYQGKLWVLNAGTGELGYIDSEKFVPIAFCPGFLRGLAFWGNYALVGMSKPRHEYFQGLALDKMLAAKDTVPRCGLMVVDLKTGNIAHWLDFPGAIKELFDVVVLPGVLKPSALGFKSDEIQHFITFEEKDLNPQPLIRKGERSDQALANSAKDYLNQGIQFKQQNALEKAADCFRQALHLKPDYVAAHNNLGNILQALGESEKALLCYQKAVELAPNSATAHSNLGSALLMQGKLNRAEASLRRTLELKPDYAIAHYNLAMVLDYQGRVEAALESYQQAQALAPQVEEIFYRLNYLRLQLCDWDNYDVRIQEFINRLSTYLKTNPGIPLAPFILSAFPVPCAMHTDVAQRMAQIISQSIAQIKASCNFTHDHNLIPQPQYLLGQGESDSLTRIKQKLNHQKLRIGYVSSDLREHPVGMLMQQMFQYHSRDSFEIYAYSIVNVDDEIQRSIKSQCDVFVNISEMGTVAAANRIYADGIHILIDLAGYTNQSRPEIFALQPAPIQAQYLSYSDTMGANFIPYLLADSVAIPEELAHYYTEQIVYLTHAFVASPMEISDKQMTRREFGLPEDGVVFCCFNAHYKIDPVVFDIWMRILQRVPHSVLWLSEGISTTMNNLRQEARKRGIVAERLIFASRLPLSEYLGRYRLADLFLDTFTYNAGSTAICALWGGVPVLTRPGLTYAQRMGASLCNAIGLEEMICHSHQAYEERAVYLATQKEKLTAIRDQLAANRYTAPLFDTPKFVQELESAFGYLWTDYLERTQKRMDC from the coding sequence GTGAATCAACAACTACCTACATCACCCCCCTCTGGCAATGTGGAAATGCTGGGTTCTCCATTCCTTTGTCATTGGCTGCTATTTGAACAAATTAGTCTAGGATTCACCACCTATCAAACTAATCGGCTATTCCTTATCGGAGGCAAACCGGATGGGCGGTTGGCTGCGTCAGAGCGCGTATTTGACAAACCGATGGGGCTTTTTGCTGCGGATAATTGCCTCTACATGAGTACCCGCTATCAAATCTGGCGGCTCGATAACGTCCTTGCGGAGGGCGAAAATTACAACACTTATGACAAACTTTATGTACCTCGTGTAGGTTACACGACCGGGGATTTAAACGTCCACGACATAGTTGTAGATGAATCAGAAAAAATCATATTTATCAATACTAGCTATAGTTGTTTAGCAACCTTAAGCGCTCGCCACAGTTTTACCGCCATTTGGAAACCGCCTTTCATTTCCAAGTTGAGACCAGAAGACAGGTGTCATCTGAACGGGCTAGCAATGGTGGATGGCAAACCCGCTTACGTTACTGCCGTCAGTCGCTCTGATGTAGTGCAGGGTTGGCGAGATAGAAGAGTAGATGGCGGTGTAGTTATCGATGTGCGCTCGAATGAAATTATCGCTGCTGGCTTATCGATGCCCCACTCACCGCGAGTTTATCAAGGGAAATTGTGGGTGTTGAACGCCGGAACTGGGGAATTGGGTTACATAGACTCCGAAAAATTTGTACCCATAGCCTTTTGTCCTGGTTTTTTGAGGGGATTGGCATTTTGGGGTAACTATGCACTCGTTGGGATGTCAAAACCCAGGCATGAATATTTTCAAGGTTTAGCCCTCGACAAGATGTTAGCAGCCAAAGATACCGTGCCGAGATGCGGGTTAATGGTGGTGGATTTAAAAACGGGAAATATTGCCCATTGGTTAGATTTTCCGGGTGCAATTAAAGAACTTTTTGATGTAGTTGTATTGCCAGGAGTACTCAAACCATCTGCTTTGGGTTTCAAAAGTGATGAAATTCAGCATTTCATTACCTTTGAAGAAAAAGACCTAAACCCACAGCCACTGATTCGCAAAGGGGAGAGGTCAGATCAAGCTTTAGCCAACAGTGCCAAAGACTATCTCAACCAGGGTATTCAATTTAAACAACAAAACGCTTTAGAAAAAGCCGCCGACTGCTTTCGGCAAGCCCTGCATCTCAAACCGGATTATGTCGCAGCTCATAACAATTTGGGGAATATTTTGCAAGCATTAGGGGAAAGTGAAAAAGCTTTACTCTGTTACCAAAAAGCCGTAGAACTCGCTCCCAACTCAGCCACCGCCCATAGCAACTTAGGATCTGCCTTGCTGATGCAGGGAAAGCTTAACCGAGCCGAAGCTTCTTTGCGGCGGACTTTGGAACTCAAACCAGATTATGCGATCGCTCACTATAACTTGGCAATGGTGCTGGATTATCAAGGTAGAGTCGAAGCAGCCCTAGAGAGTTATCAGCAAGCCCAAGCTCTTGCACCGCAAGTAGAAGAAATTTTTTACCGCCTAAACTACCTTCGCCTGCAACTATGCGATTGGGATAACTATGATGTACGAATTCAGGAATTTATCAACCGACTGTCAACCTACCTGAAAACAAACCCAGGAATCCCCCTAGCTCCCTTTATCCTGAGTGCTTTTCCTGTACCATGCGCCATGCATACGGATGTAGCGCAACGCATGGCACAAATCATTAGCCAGTCGATAGCTCAAATCAAAGCTAGCTGCAACTTTACACATGACCATAACTTAATCCCCCAACCTCAATACCTTCTAGGTCAGGGGGAATCGGACTCACTGACTCGAATCAAACAGAAGCTAAATCATCAAAAACTGCGAATTGGGTACGTCTCGTCAGATTTGAGAGAGCATCCAGTCGGGATGTTGATGCAGCAAATGTTCCAGTATCACTCGCGCGACTCCTTTGAAATCTACGCTTATTCCATAGTGAATGTAGACGATGAAATTCAGCGTAGCATCAAATCACAGTGCGACGTTTTTGTAAATATTTCCGAAATGGGAACTGTCGCTGCGGCAAACCGTATTTATGCTGACGGCATCCATATTTTAATTGACTTGGCAGGCTACACCAACCAATCCCGTCCAGAAATATTTGCCCTGCAACCAGCACCGATTCAAGCGCAATATTTAAGCTATTCCGATACGATGGGAGCCAATTTCATTCCTTATTTGTTAGCTGATTCCGTAGCTATACCGGAAGAACTGGCTCACTATTATACCGAACAAATTGTTTACCTGACCCACGCCTTTGTCGCCTCGCCAATGGAGATATCTGACAAACAAATGACGCGAAGGGAATTTGGTTTACCAGAAGATGGCGTAGTATTTTGCTGTTTTAACGCTCATTACAAAATTGATCCTGTTGTTTTTGATATCTGGATGCGAATTTTGCAGCGAGTGCCTCATTCCGTATTGTGGTTATCTGAGGGCATCTCTACCACTATGAACAACCTCCGCCAAGAAGCGAGAAAGCGCGGTATAGTAGCGGAGCGTTTGATTTTTGCGTCCCGATTACCTTTAAGCGAATATCTGGGGCGATATCGCCTTGCTGACTTATTTTTAGACACCTTTACTTATAATGCGGGTTCGACTGCCATTTGTGCCTTGTGGGGTGGAGTTCCCGTACTGACTCGTCCAGGACTGACTTATGCCCAACGCATGGGTGCAAGTTTATGTAATGCAATTGGGTTAGAAGAAATGATTTGTCACAGTCACCAAGCTTATGAAGAGCGTGCTGTGTATTTAGCAACTCAAAAAGAGAAATTGACTGCAATTCGTGATCAACTAGCGGCAAATCGCTACACTGCACCTCTGTTTGACACGCCTAAGTTTGTGCAGGAGTTAGAAAGTGCTTTTGGCTATCTGTGGACGGACTATCTAGAAAGGACACAAAAGCGGATGGACTGTTAG
- a CDS encoding cadmium resistance transporter: MNELISAISTGAVAFSATNIDDIIILLLFFSQINATFRPRNIVFGQYLGFTILIILSLPGFFGGLIIPQHWIGLLGLLPIAIGISSLVNRSEGSLEEIIAETTQSEASTITSFFSPQTYSVAAVTIANGSDNISVYMPLFASSNLNTFLVIISLFFLLLGVWCYAAYKLTHQKTIADVLTRYGNNLVPFVLMGLGAFIVLKTEALSLIKLGASCLCLMILVKEEGEGEGEGEG, translated from the coding sequence ATGAATGAGTTAATCAGTGCCATTAGCACAGGTGCCGTTGCGTTTAGTGCCACTAACATTGATGATATTATCATTCTCTTGCTATTTTTTTCTCAGATCAATGCTACCTTTCGCCCGCGAAATATTGTTTTTGGTCAGTATTTAGGTTTTACAATACTAATAATCCTGAGCTTGCCTGGTTTTTTTGGAGGATTAATCATACCGCAACACTGGATTGGATTACTGGGATTGCTACCGATCGCGATCGGTATTAGCAGCCTAGTAAATCGTTCAGAAGGTTCCTTAGAAGAAATCATAGCAGAAACAACACAATCTGAAGCTTCAACAATTACGAGCTTTTTCTCTCCTCAAACTTACAGTGTCGCAGCCGTCACCATCGCCAATGGCAGCGACAATATTAGCGTGTACATGCCATTATTTGCTAGTAGCAATTTAAATACTTTTTTAGTGATTATCAGCTTATTCTTCCTCCTCTTAGGAGTTTGGTGCTATGCAGCATACAAGTTAACCCACCAAAAAACCATAGCTGATGTCTTGACTCGCTATGGCAATAACCTTGTGCCTTTTGTTTTGATGGGATTAGGTGCTTTTATTGTATTAAAAACAGAAGCTTTGAGTTTGATCAAGCTGGGTGCTAGTTGTTTATGTTTGATGATTTTGGTGAAAGAGGAAGGGGAAGGGGAAGGAGAAGGAGAAGGATGA
- a CDS encoding DNA-binding protein — translation MPRAGITQEQVWNACEKLYAEGKPVTNEKVRFELGQSGSYATIGKHVKTWKERPDAEISVKDYPIPEQLKPVYEEMNQAHWNTFISKYELINNDEKIAELEKENEILRDKLEIAKQDSIRLEQLEKIRKEENERYERLVQQQRLDANELQRLNDVIDNMT, via the coding sequence ATGCCTAGAGCAGGAATTACGCAAGAGCAGGTTTGGAATGCTTGCGAAAAACTGTATGCTGAAGGAAAACCAGTTACCAATGAAAAGGTAAGATTCGAGCTTGGACAAAGCGGTTCTTATGCCACTATTGGCAAGCATGTCAAAACTTGGAAAGAACGACCTGATGCTGAAATTTCAGTGAAAGATTATCCCATACCAGAGCAACTAAAACCTGTCTATGAGGAGATGAATCAAGCGCACTGGAATACTTTTATTAGTAAGTATGAACTAATAAATAATGATGAAAAGATAGCTGAATTAGAAAAAGAAAATGAAATACTTCGAGATAAGTTAGAAATAGCCAAACAGGATTCTATTCGGTTGGAACAGTTAGAAAAAATTAGGAAAGAGGAGAATGAACGCTATGAAAGACTTGTACAACAACAAAGGTTAGACGCTAATGAATTGCAAAGATTAAATGATGTGATTGACAACATGACTTGA
- a CDS encoding tyrosine-type recombinase/integrase, with amino-acid sequence MYSKRSNTKVSSKLADVRVGVDKGSLRLQFSTRVSQDFYGKRQAYKGLGRSDTPENQQWAEGIVRRIQADIDHPDGGLFDPTLAKYLDIKPMLATVTQLPTAKPLPKLGELWEEFAEWKLSTGQIKETTYKRSYCSDFINLLSPYIDKSFDSQNANELIKDFLAKQYNRKSVKTIFGLLSEMCQRAIAQNLLTEDYFVEVKKYYSIPKKSKQLSEAEDYRSYTVEERDLIIDYMRNHNRTVINQMADIIEFLFLTGCRHGEAFALRWKHIKLDTGWIIFKESYDTKTGITKTTKTDVDRLFKMQGMNRLINLLKKLYGNGQSPENLVFMSATGKRIDAHILRRSWLYDRKKEKEKVYKYLGAASELAEQGKIKYLKPYSTRHTFISIQANNGTDLKLLADSCGNSVDIIIEYYLDANRNTTLKDI; translated from the coding sequence ATGTACTCAAAACGCTCAAATACCAAAGTTTCCAGCAAATTAGCTGATGTCAGGGTAGGTGTAGACAAGGGTTCGCTTCGTCTCCAGTTCAGTACCAGAGTAAGCCAGGATTTCTACGGCAAGCGTCAGGCTTACAAGGGACTAGGTAGAAGTGACACCCCAGAGAATCAACAATGGGCTGAAGGGATAGTACGAAGAATCCAAGCAGATATTGACCATCCAGACGGGGGACTGTTTGACCCTACGCTAGCTAAGTACTTGGATATCAAGCCAATGCTGGCTACAGTTACTCAGCTACCGACTGCAAAGCCATTACCTAAGTTAGGGGAACTGTGGGAGGAGTTTGCAGAATGGAAACTAAGTACAGGACAAATTAAAGAAACAACATACAAGAGAAGTTATTGCTCTGATTTTATAAATCTTTTATCACCTTATATAGATAAAAGTTTTGACTCGCAGAATGCGAATGAATTAATTAAGGATTTTTTGGCTAAACAATATAACAGAAAAAGTGTAAAGACAATTTTCGGATTACTTAGCGAGATGTGTCAAAGAGCAATAGCGCAAAATTTACTAACTGAAGATTATTTTGTGGAAGTTAAAAAATATTATTCTATCCCTAAAAAATCTAAACAATTATCTGAGGCTGAAGATTATCGCTCATACACAGTTGAGGAGAGAGATTTGATTATTGATTACATGAGAAATCACAACAGAACAGTAATTAATCAGATGGCTGATATTATTGAGTTTTTATTCCTCACTGGTTGTAGGCATGGTGAAGCGTTTGCTCTGAGGTGGAAACACATTAAACTTGATACTGGATGGATAATATTTAAAGAATCCTATGATACAAAAACAGGAATCACTAAAACAACAAAAACAGATGTTGACAGACTTTTTAAAATGCAAGGAATGAATAGATTGATAAATTTACTTAAAAAATTGTATGGGAATGGTCAAAGCCCAGAAAATTTAGTATTCATGAGCGCAACAGGTAAGCGAATAGATGCACATATTCTCAGGCGTTCTTGGTTGTACGACAGAAAAAAAGAGAAAGAAAAAGTGTACAAGTATTTAGGAGCGGCATCTGAGTTAGCCGAACAAGGTAAAATCAAATATCTTAAGCCATATTCAACACGTCATACATTTATTAGTATTCAAGCTAATAATGGTACTGATTTAAAGTTATTAGCTGACAGTTGCGGTAATAGCGTAGATATCATCATTGAGTATTATTTGGACGCAAATAGAAATACAACTCTAAAGGATATCTAG